The Sabethes cyaneus chromosome 3, idSabCyanKW18_F2, whole genome shotgun sequence DNA window CtcgaaaaatttagaaaatagcaTATAACAATGTTCCACTAAAAACGTTGGTTTTAGTAAGATAAATAAgtttctagaacactataaaTATGTAAAACTAGACCAAAATAATTTAGacacaaaaaatgttttaaagGTTTGTCCAAAAATAACGCTTTTTAGCTAATTTCTATAAAGAGATACAGCTATAATGTCTTTGAGAAAGtggtttgtattgatatttatttacTACATCTTTGCTGAACGcgtcaaacctgtatctcgaaaatgcgagaaaacaaatttcgtattcaaATATTTCATAAACGGTTCAATAGTTAAcataaataatatcaaattttGAAATAGGTTATTGCTATGCTTGAAACCATCCAACTAATGTGCCATTCTTCTCTGTAGGACTCAACTGCGAGGAGAACTTCAACGAGTGTCTTTCCAACCCCTGTCAGAATGGGGGGAGCTGTCACGACCAGGACAATGCTTTCGTCTGCAGCTGCGTCCCCGGCTACGACGGGACGTTCTGCGAGGTGGACGTGGCAGTATGCGAAACTGGTGGCGATCGCTGTCACAATGGGGGCCAGTGTATCGAAGGCCCGGGGCTGGAGTTTACCTGCCAATGTGTAGAAGGGTACGAAGGTCGCTACTGCGACCAGGAAACCAACGAGTGTGACTCGTCACCGTGCCAGAATGGAGCGATCTGTATCGATAAGTTCGCTGGTTACGTGTGCGCCTGTACGATGGGTTTCACTGGAACGAATTGCGAAGAGGAGATTATGCTGTGCGAGAATTCACCCTGTGCCAATCAAGCGCTGTGTTTGGTGGAGGAAAGTGAACCTACGTGCTACTGTGTTCCTGATTTCCACGGTGAACGTTGCGAGTATCAGTATGATGAATGTCAGCTGGGGACGGGTCCACGATGTGTCAATGGAGGAACGTGTATAGACGGAGTGGATGAGTACACTTGCAGCTGTCCACCGGATTTGACTGGCACTAATTGCGAGTGCCTGATCCTAGACGAATTCAGCATGGATTGCAACTATACTGCTCCGACTGTTTCTACTTTGGAATATGAATCTACCACTGGTTATTCCGGAACTAGTTTTAGTTCAGTATATTCCACTATTGGAGGAGCTCAAGTTTGGGATGGAACAACTGCATCATCTGTTACTACGCTCCTGCCGGGATTACTGAACACTACAAGCTCCTATACAGGTGGATCAGCTTCAATCGATGATGCAAGCTTTGTTGGAGACATCACAAAACAAAGTTTTGGTTCCTCACCGACTTACCAATATTCAACGACCAGTGTTGGTATCGATGGCTCAACAATTTCAAAGGATATTACCTCCAGCCCGGATCAGCAGATTTCAGTGGAAGGAGAAATGTCCACCGGATCCTCCGGTACAATAGGTGGAGCAGACAAAACTACCGCACCGTCAGATGTCACCCCAAGTGGTGTGGACGGGGGTGATCAGGTGACCGATCGTAGAACAACAATCTCTTCTGACAGCAGCAGTGGAACCAAACCTGTTGACGGTAGTAGTCCACCGAAAATCGACGGTGAAACGATGATCACAACAGCAAATGCAGACGGAGATTTAGCTTCGCCGGGTCGATCTACCGAACTACCCTCAGTAGATGCTACACTAACTCCATTCTTCACAGAAACTCCAGGAAAAAAATCTACTTCCGTCCTCACAGAGGACCAATTCACCGACGTCAGTCCATCGCAGATGACCACCTACGATTCGTCCTTACCGGACTCTTTCCCTGCCGTAACAGTGTCTTCCACGACGACAACAGCGTTCAGTAGACCGCCGGACGTGATCATCACCGAGTGTGACGATTCGGTGTGTGTCAATGGTGGAACATGTTCCATGACACCCGCCGGTATCAGGTGCCATTGCGATTTCCGATACATGGGAACGTTTTGCGACGTACCAGTTAGCATTCAGAATGCAGCTTTTTCGAGGGATTCCTACCTGCGTCACATCGTCTATCGAGGAAACGAAAGCAAGCAGAGAAACATGACTATCGAGCAGCTGCTCTCGATGAGCGTTCGGTTCAAGGCCAAGCTGACCTCTCGAGAGGGTCTTATTATGCTTGCCGCTGCCGAAGGAACCGAGGGAAGTCACTACGTTGCGTTGTTTTTGCACAAAGGTCTTCTGCAGTTTCAATTCTCCTGTGGACTTCAGACGATGCTGCTGAGTGAAATCGAGGGTTTAGTGAATAACGGCTATGAAATCAACATCAAAGTTCAGTGAGTTTTGCTTATTTCCAAGTGCGTGATTTCTGGTCTTATGGAAGTACTTTTTTCTAGGTTAAATTTTAACGGTCGATACACACATTGTAATGCTTCTTTGCACGTGAACGAAACGTTGGCTATGAGTGGTGAACAACCAACTTGGTTGAGAGACCTAGACAACTACGGTGCGAATGGAAATGCTGTCCCAATCCGACACAGTTGGTTGCATTTGGGTGGTCGACCGATCAAAACTATGTACACTTTGAGTCACAACATCTCTCGCTACCAGGGTTTCACTGGCTGCATTTACGAACTGGAAGTCAACCAAAATCCAATTTCTATTTTTGAGTAAGATGTTTCTCTAGATACGTGGAgaatcaaaaatttaaataaattctaTTTTAGTAACGCCGAAGACGCCTATAAAATCTACGAGTGCACTTCGCTAGCGTGTTTGTCGAGTCCGTGCAAAAATGGTGCTATTTGTGTTGAAGAGGAAAGTCAGGTTCTGGAGAATCGTTACAAACCGAACAGTCAAGCTAACTGGAGCTGTCGATGTGCCTTCGGTTACATGGGAAGGACCTGCGAGCGATCGGTTTGTGACAACAATCCGTGCAAATTCGGCGGTACTTGTGTGACCTTTCCCGAGAGCGGTTACCTGTGTTTGTGTCCCTATGGAAAGCATGGACATCTGTGTGAACACGATCTGGATATCCTTCAGCCGTCGTTTTTCGGCAGCATCAAAGGACTGTCGTCGTTTGTTGCCTATCCGGTTTCGTTTCCACTGGAAGATCGGTTCGAGTTCAGCTTCAAAATAATCCCAACGACTCTATCGCAGATATCGCTGCTAGCGTTTCTGGGTCAGCGGGATGATCACACCGAACGGAGCGATCATTTCTCCGTTAGCTTTATTCAAGGTAAGTGAATGTATAAATTTTGTTAGACTCAGGCCAAACGCGGTTGAGAGCATGTCTACAGTATTTAAATTTGTTTCTCCGTTCTTCGTGAAGCTTGTACTACTACATCGATGATATTTCTTCTGGTGACTTGCCGAGTAACCTGTACTTTTGTCCTATTTATAAAGcaggacatcgactcgagtgtaaaaactatcaggGCATAACATTGCTCAATTGAGCCTGTAAGGTACTCTTCTCCTGTATCCTATTCTGTAGGCTCAAACCGTCAGCAGAGCCCTTCATCGGCGGTttccgtgagggtcgctccacgactgatcagatgtttatcctgcgtcagttactagacaaattCTGGGAGTAcagcttgcagactcatcatctgtttgttgaCTTTAAAGCGATGTACGATTTAGTTAAACACAATGAGTAACAATGAGCAGTGGTAGATAATGCTAGGACATGATTTTCGGACAAAACCAGCTATTTCCAAACCAGAAACTATTCAACATCGCCTCAAAAGATGCAATACGAAAAGTAAACGTGGAAATGAACGCaacatgcttcttgattttatgaacgacgtcgatattatcgAAATGAAATTAACCATAGAGTAGTGAAAGAGGCCTTTATACCTTTTAAATTGAAAGTGGCAAATTTGAGACTCACCATTAATACTGCTAAAACGAACTACACGGCTGTTGGTAGGGAACGTGAGAGTCCAAATGCTGGTGGTACCGAGGTGCAGTTGGATGGTGAGTTTGGTTTGTAGTTTGGTAGAGGTAGGCTACCTTACTATAGGGCCACGCcaaagattcttatgatgaGGCTGCTATCTTGGCTTTAGTGCTGATACAAGTTTCTCAATTCAGACGCTATCATGAGCCGCTCCTTACCTGCAGTACAGCGTACATTGGCATGAGCAGAACGATGCCGTTAAGAGCCTTCCCATATAACATGAGATTAAACGCACGAGGCGTGCAATATCATACCCCGTACGAACGGTCAGCATTCGCATGAAGGTCACCATCATCCCTGTCAGCAGACGAGTAAAAACTTGATCACCCCTCAATTTGTAGATGTGTGCATGTAgaatgattttgattttgatatttGCTGTTCAGTTGACAAAAGAAAAGCAATGTATCGAAATATTGCTTGCAAATTGTCCGTCTAAGATGACGCAAACAACTTAGAAGTACCGTCTATTACCACGCATAGAGCTAAAAAACGAGCCGGTCTGTAGATTTACAAGAGAAGGAACTCAaaatcaggccggcttcatcgAGGGTCGGTTTAAAACGAACCAAATCTTtacctgcggcagatcctccagaagtgccgcgaattccgagtctaCACGCAcctgtttattgatttcaaagccgcatatgatagtgtaaactgaccagagctatgaaaaattctgaacgaaaacggctttccgggtaggCTTCCTAGACTTATTATGGCTACggtggatgggatccagtgctgtgtgagattctcgggtggattgtcgaacccattcgaatctcgcaggggacttcgacgaGGAGATGGTCTtacctgcctgctattcaacattgcgcttgcaGGTATTATAAGaagagcggcgatcgaaatgcgaggcacgattttctataaattcagtcaatttatctgctttgcggacgacgtggatgctgtcggcaaaacatttgaggcggtggaagatcagtacaccagactacaacgcgaagcagaaaaaagtacaaaacgctacgggcatgaaacgtggacactgctagaataGGACCCatgagcactcggagttttcgaacggcgtgTGCTAAGAtccatctttggcggcgtgcaagagaGCAAGGTTAAAGCTGGAGGGATACTTTGggtaggacatgttgctagaatgccggacaactatcctatAAAAATGGCTTTCACATCGAATCcgttaggaacaagacgaagatgggtatagcaagaccaggtggagcaaaatttgccgagcactaggtgcccgcggaactggagaccagctgccatggatcgaaatagatggagaaattatactacgcaggccttgttataggacgttaggccaattaagtaagtgaCTCAACAACGCGACGATCAAATAAGATAGCTAAAATGCGATACAATGGACGACCAAACCTACATCAAGACAAACTTCAAACAGCTTCCTGGGAAAGTGTTTTAGACGGGTGACAGCTGGGAGACATTCTCAAGCATATGAAACGGTCGAAGTTTCATAATAAACGCGATTCCTTTACCGAATTAAAGCATCCTGGGGATTACAATTTtggttctataagcaaggtttTCAGCACGAATCTTCTGCAAAATTTATCATTGACCGCCGAAGGAAGTTGATCGACGACTGCTTGAAGTTTTTAGATCGTAAGCTTTTGAGACCAAGAATCACCGGTAAAATGGAAAATCGAACGTTGGCGTACATAAGAACCACGAGCTATATCAGACATACCAGTAgtccaagtaacaacggtaactgaattgcaagagcaattgctgtttacgggttaagttaaggcgatcaaaactgcataaagtaagcacttaaatagtGTTTGAACAAGCGATGTTTAAACTACTGTAAGTTCTTCAAACCAGCTCTCTTTCAAAAGCGGATAAACAGGCTTAATAgcgcccagcaaaccacaagtCGTATGATAATGTGtggaaatcatcttaaatatcgctaaacaaactcgaaatcgtacataaagcttaataaagcgcaccctagtttacatttattcgtataaaatgatagtaactgaatCACATACGATTGTCGTCttagaattgtatagcattatggaactaatcatgttgagtcggatatcatcgtatacaaatacttatgaatgtgaaatgttttcatataatttgaagtacgtatatcgcctccaaaacagtacgcatatgctggtttcgggcatcgaatgcgatttttctagatacat harbors:
- the LOC128740946 gene encoding protein eyes shut produces the protein MGFVKRNKWSNANQGKKLAMQRMWNNSSIRIRTNLFLLLFGIASVSVLNHTEAGFACLSNPCVYGVCIDDLNSTYSCYCIDGYTGTHCQTNWDECWSSPCRNGGTCIDGIAAYNCTCRDGFVGLNCEENFNECLSNPCQNGGSCHDQDNAFVCSCVPGYDGTFCEVDVAVCETGGDRCHNGGQCIEGPGLEFTCQCVEGYEGRYCDQETNECDSSPCQNGAICIDKFAGYVCACTMGFTGTNCEEEIMLCENSPCANQALCLVEESEPTCYCVPDFHGERCEYQYDECQLGTGPRCVNGGTCIDGVDEYTCSCPPDLTGTNCECLILDEFSMDCNYTAPTVSTLEYESTTGYSGTSFSSVYSTIGGAQVWDGTTASSVTTLLPGLLNTTSSYTGGSASIDDASFVGDITKQSFGSSPTYQYSTTSVGIDGSTISKDITSSPDQQISVEGEMSTGSSGTIGGADKTTAPSDVTPSGVDGGDQVTDRRTTISSDSSSGTKPVDGSSPPKIDGETMITTANADGDLASPGRSTELPSVDATLTPFFTETPGKKSTSVLTEDQFTDVSPSQMTTYDSSLPDSFPAVTVSSTTTTAFSRPPDVIITECDDSVCVNGGTCSMTPAGIRCHCDFRYMGTFCDVPVSIQNAAFSRDSYLRHIVYRGNESKQRNMTIEQLLSMSVRFKAKLTSREGLIMLAAAEGTEGSHYVALFLHKGLLQFQFSCGLQTMLLSEIEGLVNNGYEINIKVQLNFNGRYTHCNASLHVNETLAMSGEQPTWLRDLDNYGANGNAVPIRHSWLHLGGRPIKTMYTLSHNISRYQGFTGCIYELEVNQNPISIFDNAEDAYKIYECTSLACLSSPCKNGAICVEEESQVLENRYKPNSQANWSCRCAFGYMGRTCERSVCDNNPCKFGGTCVTFPESGYLCLCPYGKHGHLCEHDLDILQPSFFGSIKGLSSFVAYPVSFPLEDRFEFSFKIIPTTLSQISLLAFLGQRDDHTERSDHFSVSFIQGFILVTWNLGTGPRRIFTQQPIQIQAARPTTINVGRNGRLAWLSIDGKVNISGNSPGSSSKLNVLPHLYIGGHEDGNFSRLPHDLPLHSGFQGCLFDIHIVAGPVQIPLQHIGGMRGRSVGQCGTKECHRHACQNNGACLQHGSTFTCICQEDWNGLLCSQKNNPCDLTNKCAVESSCFPLIGGYECDCPFGKIGKRCESNLKYLSDVSFSGRRSYLALKWPTTSSDFSYLENEVRYEKIIQPPSLMSQNHSILLKSIRELDKINEVLKVGNNETATNLLYAHTMVPRSDNSRQLRIRYLSIELQVRPLSEKGLLLFVRTFDSNEQKLGFVSLSLQGGVVEYRVSSAQGQTSVVRSNHVLAIGEWHTVKIIKYGKRLTLWVEGKSTSILGSAREEFISATAKVYFGGLPDLSQLPFDAMSGFPLPFRGCVRNVNLNGTRMTLNESSILDARNINDCDGTPCGGDLCTRGGLCWLDEYSQPHCKCPEYSKGSNCEIQEPCEVIKCQNNGQCMKNGLCSCGIGWTGYYCEIATTKFSALGFNDRSYILIPSQKITMKDKRNGQTSSLSPRLELQISFNVSTLNDGIVFWTTDRYSHYFGIGIRNGFVTVASNMVREAENLTSTVSGWKAYVADGDWHNIRIETEDATVQVFVDGYPLFSDLRLLNETTIGKRYTSDEVTFLGGFPEEDVHNRTYGKFSNSFSGCIQSIFLGSNPEELDYTIFEGANIEECEV